A genome region from Diorhabda carinulata isolate Delta chromosome 2, icDioCari1.1, whole genome shotgun sequence includes the following:
- the LOC130903779 gene encoding cysteine-rich motor neuron 1 protein yields MKTILFVFGVLFVLKTPILAAPSIEDCPPDSVIFEDNCKCDLSTCSKPPCFSQLQLATNGTGLPGQCCPTYECIGCNETEKINGKCPCGKGAVINGYKCECVDKEKHLVNGECVCDPRLCPLPILCDKKSVPVVHTEGCCKITECTKCPADSESTNVEGDEIEDHCVCLPCKTECGFNRTPVIKRPGKGIPGKCCDLYECKQNEEIKGCIHENTIYENGEQWFIPPLQLCRCDNGLALCSNQKEKDSASCFVDNQFHNHSETWTKDEGCTLCTCINGIEKCISHYCDVKVNLVHRNNSCNSSDNVSRLHLEKWIERDNCTTCLCDNGLIDCNRELCEDSIPTTTSIAECQPLANCNKTCINGYRINRKGCEICKCNSVKLQQDILTRYNISMNDLIKILDEYKTKRLPTTIPTTSSTVSTSTSSATVDKSVEIDHDIAPVVISNRNAEFYEGYPTTTTTEPSVTRTDKENDSLIYIVIIVLCSLLFVTVLVILLVFLCKNRRKSSLDLSQCHYHTVNNNNTIKKTDQLL; encoded by the exons cGATACTTGCTGCGCCATCTATCGAGGACTGCCCGCCCGATAGCGTCATCTTTGAAGATAACTGTAAATGCGATCTGTCTACTTGTTCGAAGCCTCCTTGTTTTTCACAGTTACAGTTAGCTACAAATGGAACCGGTCTTCCGGGTCAGTGCTGTCCCACATATGAATGTATAGGATGTAacgaaactgaaaaaatcaatggaaaatgTCCGTGCGGAAAGGGCGCTGTAATTAATGGATATAAATGCGAATGCGTGGACAAAGAAAAACATTTG GTTAATGGCGAATGCGTTTGTGATCCACGTCTTTGTCCACTTCCAATACTGTGCGACAAAAAATCAGTACCAGTGGTTCATACTGAAGGCTGCTGCAAAATTACAGAATGCACAAAATGTCCAGCAGACAGCGAATCCACAAATGTCGAAGGAGATGAAATTGAGGATCATTGTGTCTGTCTCCCATGTAAGACAGAATGTGGATTTAACAGGACA cCTGTTATTAAGAGACCTGGTAAGGGAATTCCCGGCAAATGTTGCGACCTCTATGAATGCAAACAAAATGAAGAGATAAAAGGATGTATCCATGAAAATACCATTTATGAAAATGGTGAACAGTGGTTCATACCTCCTCTACAATTATGTAGATGTGATAACGGCTTAGCGCTTTGTTCtaaccaaaaagaaaaagactCTGCATCTTGTTTTGTTGATAATCAATTCCATAATCATTCAGAAACTTGGACTAAGGACGAAGGATGTACTTTGTGTACTTGCAT TAACGGTATAGAGAAATGCATCTCCCATTACTGCGATGTAAAAGTAAATTTAGTGCATCGAAACAATTCTTGTAACAGCTCCGACAATGTATCTCGTCTCCATTTGGAGAAATGGATAGAACGTGATAATTGCACGACATGTTTGTGCGACAACGGTTTGATAGATTGCAACCGAGAATTGTGCGAAGATTCAATACCTACAACGACCTCGATAGCAGAATGTCAACCTTTAGCTAATTGCAACAAAACTTGCATAAATGGTTACAGAATTAACAGAAAAGGATGCGAAATATGTAAATGTAATTCTGTCAAATTACAACAAGACATCTTAACGAGatataatatttcaatgaacgatcttattaaaattttggaCGAATATAAAACGAAACGACTACCTACGACTATTCCCACTACTAGTTCCACTGTTAGTACCAGTACTTCTTCGGCGACTGTCGATAAAAGCGTTGAAATCGATCATGACATAGCACCAGTTGTTATTAGTAACAGAAATGCAGAATTTTACGAAGGATACCCCACAACTACTACAACTGAACCTTCAGTAACGCGTACAGATAAAGAAAATG ATTCTTTGATTTACATCGTAATAATAGTTTTGTGCTCCCTGCTGTTTGTGACAGTTTTGGTAATATTACTGGTATTTCTATGCAAGAATCGTAGAAAAAGCAGCCTCGATTTGTCTCAATGTCACTATCACACTGTCAACAACAACAACACAatcaaaaaaactgatcaaCTTCTTTAA